In Segatella copri, the DNA window GAGGGTGTGAAGGCATTGTCAGACTTCTGCTGCGCCATCCACGTAAACGTACCAACAGGTAAGGACTCTCTCTCTTTGACCCAGCAGTATCCTAACGGCGAGAAGATCATCGCTCCGGGTACCGTTATCGTAAGTGCCGGTGGTGAGGTTTCAGATGTCAAGAAGGTGGTTAGTCCAGTTCTCGTTAACGACAAGAACTCTAGCCTCTACCACATCGACTTCAGCTTCGACGAGCAGCGCCTCGGTGGTTCAGCCTTCGCACAGAGCCTGGGCAAGGTGGGCAGCGATGTTCCTACCGTCAAGAACCCAGAGTACTTCGTTGACTGCTTCAACGCCGTACAGGAGCTCATCAACCGTGGTTGGGTAATGGCTGGTCACGATATCAGTGCCGGTGGTTTGATTACAACTCTCCTCGAGATGACATTCGCCAACGTAGAGGGTGGTATGAAGATCAACCTCCACGACATCGCAGATGCCGACATTATCAAAACTCTCTTCGCAGAGAACCCAGGTGTTGTCATCCAGGTAAGCGATGCTCACAAGGACGAGTTGAAGGCATTCTTCGATGAGAACGGTATCGGTTATGCCAAGATTGGTTATCCAGCTCCTGAGCTCCGCAAGATCATCATCAAGAAGGAAGGCTTCGAGCACGAGTTCGATATCGATGCATTGCGTGATGACTGGTATAAGACATCTTACCTCCTCGACCGCAAGCAGAGCATGAACGGTATGGCTAAGAAGCGTTACACCAATTATAAGAAGCAGCCTATCGAGATGAACTTCGGTTATGGCTTCAAGGGAACTCTCGCTAGCTACAGCCTCGACGCTAACCGTCGCAAGCCATCAGACATCAAGGCAGCTATCATCCGTGAGAAGGGTACCAATGGTGAGCGTGAGATGGCATACTCTATGTATCTCGCCGGCTTCGATGTAAAGGATGTGATGATGACCGACTTGATTTCTGGTCGTGAGACTCTGGAAGATGTGAACTTCATCGTATTCTGCGGTGGTTTCTCTAACTCCGATGTTCTCGGTTCTGCCAAGGGTTGGGCTGGTGCATTCCTCTACAATCCTAAGGCTAAAGAGGCACTCGATAAGTTCTATGCCCGTGAGGATACCCTTTCACTCGGTATCTGCAACGGTTGCCAGCTGATGGTTGAGTTGAACCTCATCAATCCTGAGCACAAGCATCGTTCACACCTCTGCCACAACACATCCAAGAAGTTCGAGAGCACATTCCTCGGTCTGACCATTCCTCAGAACGACAGTGTGATGTTCGGTAGCCTGAGCGGTGATAAGCTCGGTATCTGGGTAGCTCACGGCGAGGGCCGTTTCTACTTGCCTGAGCCAGAGGATCACTACAACATCATTGCGAAGTACAACTACGCAGAGTATCCAGGTAATCCTAACGGCAGTGACTACAATGTAGCAGGTATCTGCTCTGCAGATGGTCGCCACTTGGCTATGATGCCACACTTGGAGCGTGCCATCTTCCCATGGCAGAACGCCTGGTATCCAGCTGATCGCCGCAACGACGAAGTAACTCCTTGGATTGAGGCATTTGTCAATGCACGTCAGTGGATTGAAGAAAGAGCTTTGAAAAAGTAAAAAAATAAAAAGGTAAAAAATGAATAATAGCGTAAGTTATCTTACATTATTCAAAACATTTTTGAAGATTGGCATAGTCACCTTTGGTGGTGGCTATGCCATGATTCCTATTATAGAATCCGAAGTCGTCGACAAGCATCATTGGATGACGAAGGAGGAATTCTTGGATGCCATTGCTACTACCCAGGTTTGTCCGGGCGCCTTGGCCATCAACATGAGTTCCCTGCTCGGATATAAGTTGGCAAAGACACCGGGAGCCATCGTCTGCACCCTCGGCGCTTCGTTGCCATCGTTTCTTATTATCTTGGCGATAGCCATGTTTTTCCATCGGTTTGAAGACAACAAGGTTGTTGCTGCCATGTTTGCAGGCATCCGTCCTGCCGTCGTGGCATTGATAGCCGTACCTACATTCTCGCTTGCCAAGAGTGCCGGTATTTCGCTTGTCAACTGCTGGATTCCTATTCTATCCGCCCTTCTAATCTGGCTTTTGGGCGTCAACCCAATCTGGGTGATTATCGCAGCTGCCGTAGGTGGCTACATCTATGGACAGTTTATCCAGCCAACAGAGTAAGGGTAAAAAGGTAAAAAAGTAAATAGCTTAAAACATAATGATGATATTTTTTCAGCTTTTCATCGTATTCATTCAGATAGGCATCTTCGGATTCGGAGGTGGCTATTCCATGATATCCCTGATTCAGGGACAGGTTGTTACGCAGTATCATTGGATGACGATGCAAGAGTTTACCGATGTGGTTGCCATTTCTCAGATGACACCGGGACCTATCGGTATCAACACCGCTACCTATTGTGGCTATACAGCAGTCCATAATGCCGGCATGAGTGGCATGATGGCTGTACTCGGAAGTGCCATGGCGACCTTTGCTTTGGTTCTCCCATCCTTGGTTTTGATGATTCTTATCAGCAAGATGCTGTACAAGTATATGAACACCTCAGCCGTCCAGAGCATCTTCATCGGTCTTCGCCCAGCCATTGTCGGTCTGGTAGGAGCCGCAGCCCTGCTCCTGATGAATGGCGAGAACTTCTCTACGCCAGCCAATCCCTGGCATTTCTACATCTCCATCGCCCTCTTCTTTGCCACCTTTATCGGTGTGAAGGTGATGAAGATCAATCCTATCCGCATGATACTCTACTCGGCTTTTGCCGGACTGGTATTACTATATTAAAACCGATTTTATTTACCAATAATAAACAAAAGGTGGATTTTCATCAGAGAATCCACCTTTTACACTATAATTCGCTTTTTGTCCACCTCTTCTTTGTGTTTTTTGTGTACTTTTGCAACTGTGTATTAATAGCGGCATGAATTCAGGCTTAGCTTGGTTTCATGCCAACCAACAAGTAAACAAACAAACCTAAGAATAAGAAATGAATAAGAAAAGACAGATTTTACTTTCAGCAGTGTTGGCCTCTGCTTTGGCAGCCAACGCACAGGTTACCATCAATGTAGATGCCTCTAACCCAGGTATCAAGGTATCTCCTAACCTCTATGGTATCTTCTTCGAGGATATCAACCATGCTGCAGATGGCGGTCTCTATGCCGAACTCATCAGCAACCGTTCTTTCGAAGACGATGACAAGAATATTCCTACCTGGAAAACTGCCGCTCAGGAAGGTGCAAAGATCAATGCACAACTCATCAATAAGGGTTTGCTCAACAATGCACAGGGCAAGGCACTCCAGCTTACCATCACTGCCAAGCCTGCAGCTACAGCCTCTCTCATCAATGAGGGTTTCTGGGGAATCAACGCCGTGCAGGGCAGAACCTACAAGCTCTCTTTCTGGGCGAAAGGTAGCTACAAGGGCGGATTGAAGGCTCGCCTCACCAACGCTAAGGGCGATAAGGTGTATGCAGAAACAGCACTCAATACCAAGGTAGGCAAGAAGTGGACTAAATATACGGCTGAGTTGACAGCCAACGGAAACGACGCCAAGGCTCAGTTTGAACTCGTAGCCGATGGCAAGGGTACCATCGTTCTCGATGTGGTAAGCCTCTTCCCTCCTACTTTCAAGAATCGCGAGAATGGCTTGCGCCCTGACCTGGCTCAGCTTCTCTATAACATCCACCCTAAGTTCGTCCGCTTCCCTGGCGGTTGCTACGTTGAGGGACAGGAATCTCCAGAGAATGCTTTCCACTGGGAGAAGACTATCGGTCCTATCGAGGAACGTCCGGGCCATAAGAACGTAAACTGGCGCTACCGTACCAGCGATGGTATGGGATTCGACGAGTATCTGCAGCTTGCCGAGGATCTGAACGCCAAGCCTCTCTATGTTGTAAACGTAGGTTTGTGGCACGGCGGCATGACTCCTGTAGACAGCATCCAGCCTTGGATTGATGAGTGCATGAATGCCCTGGAGTATGCCAACGGTCCTGTTACCTCTAAATATGGTGCGCTCCGAGCTAAGAACGGTCATCCGGAACCATACAACATCGAATATCTGGAGATTGGTAATGAGAACAACCAGCCGGATCCTGCGGCTCAGAGCGACCATTACTACGAGCGCTTCAAGAAGTTCAAGGATGCCGTATTGGCGAAATATCCTAAGATGCACCTCATCGGTAACGTGGTGGCTTGGGGCGATGACAATCCTAAGTGGGAAAGCAACGAAAGCGTAGAACTCCTCGACGAGCACTACTACAGAAATCCTGCCTGGTTTGCAGAGAACTTCAACAAGTATGATAACTACGACCGCAAGGGCAGCGAGATTTATGTAGGCGAATATGCCGTAACCCAGGGCTTCGGCAATATGGGTTCGCTCGATGCAGCACTCGGTGAGGCTGTCTATATGATGGGCATCGAGAACAACTCTGATATTGTGACCATGGCATCCTACGCTCCTATCTTCGCCAACCTCAACAACCGTATGTGGGCACCGGATATGATTCAATATACATCTGATAAGGTATTCGGAACTCCATCTTACTACGTTCAGAACGTGATGGCGA includes these proteins:
- a CDS encoding chromate transporter, with the protein product MNNSVSYLTLFKTFLKIGIVTFGGGYAMIPIIESEVVDKHHWMTKEEFLDAIATTQVCPGALAINMSSLLGYKLAKTPGAIVCTLGASLPSFLIILAIAMFFHRFEDNKVVAAMFAGIRPAVVALIAVPTFSLAKSAGISLVNCWIPILSALLIWLLGVNPIWVIIAAAVGGYIYGQFIQPTE
- a CDS encoding chromate transporter, producing the protein MIFFQLFIVFIQIGIFGFGGGYSMISLIQGQVVTQYHWMTMQEFTDVVAISQMTPGPIGINTATYCGYTAVHNAGMSGMMAVLGSAMATFALVLPSLVLMILISKMLYKYMNTSAVQSIFIGLRPAIVGLVGAAALLLMNGENFSTPANPWHFYISIALFFATFIGVKVMKINPIRMILYSAFAGLVLLY
- a CDS encoding alpha-L-arabinofuranosidase C-terminal domain-containing protein; the encoded protein is MNKKRQILLSAVLASALAANAQVTINVDASNPGIKVSPNLYGIFFEDINHAADGGLYAELISNRSFEDDDKNIPTWKTAAQEGAKINAQLINKGLLNNAQGKALQLTITAKPAATASLINEGFWGINAVQGRTYKLSFWAKGSYKGGLKARLTNAKGDKVYAETALNTKVGKKWTKYTAELTANGNDAKAQFELVADGKGTIVLDVVSLFPPTFKNRENGLRPDLAQLLYNIHPKFVRFPGGCYVEGQESPENAFHWEKTIGPIEERPGHKNVNWRYRTSDGMGFDEYLQLAEDLNAKPLYVVNVGLWHGGMTPVDSIQPWIDECMNALEYANGPVTSKYGALRAKNGHPEPYNIEYLEIGNENNQPDPAAQSDHYYERFKKFKDAVLAKYPKMHLIGNVVAWGDDNPKWESNESVELLDEHYYRNPAWFAENFNKYDNYDRKGSEIYVGEYAVTQGFGNMGSLDAALGEAVYMMGIENNSDIVTMASYAPIFANLNNRMWAPDMIQYTSDKVFGTPSYYVQNVMANNIGTRVLKVNQENPYKYEQTQVKPAICRVGMGTWGTQVSFEDKGYSDENGKALPMTLQELPTDIRGQWKTEGSLIKQTSNEESCIRLNPGEITSNGYIYKVRAKKDAGNEGFLIIFNYVDKNNYCWLNLGGWNNTQHGVESIVNGAKSQIATCPGKIETGKWYDIELKVVGDSIFAKLDGKEIFSTKLKANTLSGIFSTATLDEQTGEVILKIANTSTEHTTAKINLQGKEIKNGKLIRLSAKNGLEENTIDNPTNIYPVENYVTTEKNGATVEIPASSLNIIRLK